In Antechinus flavipes isolate AdamAnt ecotype Samford, QLD, Australia chromosome 3, AdamAnt_v2, whole genome shotgun sequence, a genomic segment contains:
- the ACTRT3 gene encoding actin-related protein T3, translating into MNNYPAAVVIDNGSAVLKAGLAGNREPQFTYANITGRGKGKAGTSESSQRDLFVGEEAQARRCSLSISYPVERGLVTSWTDMEAMWKNVYENNLKRKAYESPVMLTEPALNPLANRERMTELFFESFEVPALYVSIQPVLALFASGYTTGYVLDSGAGVSQCVPIFEGYCLPHGVLRLDLAGRDLTEYLIKLLQDHGIMLLSPSDKKVVTNIKENHCYVAVNFEEELTKNPSMLEKTYKLPDGKTIKLRDELFRCPESLFLPGHLNLEAPGIDKLCFNSIMKCDTDLRSNFFSNIILAGGSTCFPGLDKRLVKELALMVPANTSVRVSAPPDRKISVWMGGSILASLSAFQDMWITTAEFKEVGANIVHQRCF; encoded by the exons ATGAATAATTACCCGGCTGCTGTGGTGATAGATAATGGCTCTGCCGTGCTGAAGGCAGGCTTAGCGGGAAACAGGGAGCCACAGTTCACCTACGCCAACATCACAGGCCGGGGCAAGGGCAAGGCCGGGACCTCAGAAAGCTCACAGAGGGATCTGTTTGTAGGTGAGGAAGCCCAGGCCAGGAGATGCTCTCTCTCCATCAG CTATCCGGTGGAACGGGGCCTTGTCACCTCCTGGACAGACATGGAGGCCATGTGGAAGAATGTTTATGAAAATAACTTGAAAAGGAAGGCCTACGAGAGCCCAGTCATGCTCACAGAGCCAGCACTAAACCCTCTGGCTAACAGGGAAAGGATGACCGAGTTATTCTTTGAGAGTTTTGAGGTGCCCGCTCTGTACGTCTCCATCCAGCCTGTCCTGGCCCTCTTTGCTTCAGGTTATACAACGGGATATGTGCTGGATTCCGGGGCCGGTGTATCCCAGTGTGTGCCCATCTTTGAGGGTTATTGTCTCCCTCACGGTGTCCTTCGGCTGGACTTGGCTGGGCGAGATCTCACCGAGTACCTTATCAAACTCCTCCAAGACCACGGCATCATGCTGCTCAGCCCATCGGACAAAAAGGTGGTCACTAACATCAAAGAGAACCACTGTTATGTGGCTGTCAACTTTGAAGAGGAACTGACCAAGAATCCCAGCATGTTGGAGAAAACGTATAAACTACCCGATGGGAAGACCATCAAACTCCGCGATGAGCTGTTCCGATGCCCAGAGAGCCTTTTTCTTCCAGGGCACCTGAATCTGGAGGCTCCTGGCATCGACAAGCTCTGTTTCAATAGCATAATGAAGTGTGACACAGATTTAAGGAGCAACTTCTTCTCCAATATCATCCTTGCCGGGGGATCCACTTGTTTCCCCGGGTTAGACAAGAGGCTAGTAAAAGAACTAGCTCTCATGGTACCTGCCAACACTTCGGTGAGGGTTTCTGCCCCACCAGACAGGAAAATATCTGTGTGGATGGGAGGTTCCATCCTCGCTTCTTTATCAGCCTTTCAGGATATGTGGATTACTACTGCAGAATTTAAAGAGGTTGGAGCCAACATAGTACATCAGCGATGCTTCTGA